The nucleotide window GGGCATGGCCATTAGAGCCTCGTCTGAGGACTGGAAAATTGCGCAATTGATGGGGATAAACACTGATAATATACGCGCTCTTACACTAGGCCTTGCCTTCTTGACGGCTGGAATTGCCGGAGTTCTTATCGGACTCACTTATCCGTTTTCTCCCTCAATAGGAAAGTCCTATATGGTAATAGCCTTTGGAATCGTAGTTTTAGGTGGTCTTGGCAGTATGATCGGTACATTTATTGGTGGTCTCATAATTGGTTTAGTGCAGGTTCTTACAGCAACCTTTTTTGACCCAGCATGGCAGTTATTTGCCAGCTACTTAGTTATCTTCATCATACTCGCTTTAAGGCCAAAGGGGGTTCTTGGGCGTTGATTAGGGCTTGGCAGAACTTTCCTTTAAAGAAATATTGGCCTGCAACACTTATGATTGTCATTTTACTCTTTATACCCTTAATAGGTTTAAGCGCATACATGGTTACTTTCTTAACACTATATTTTATTTTTCTGTCAATGGCGGAAATGTGGAATTTTTTAGCTGGTTATGGGGGTTTCTTCTCGTTAGGTCAGGGCGCATTTGTCGGCTTAGCTGGTTATATGCTTGGGATTCTTACAGACTTTGGTTGCCCAACTTATGCTGCTCTAATAATAAGCAGCAGTGTCTCTGCAGCCTTTGCAGCAGTCGTCTCTAAGCCCCTATTTAGAGTGAAAGGCGTGTATTTCTCCGTAGGCTCTCTCGCTTTAACGGAAATGATGAGGATATTTTTCACCTCATGGAGACCACCATGGGCCTCACCTGTAACATGGGGAGGAGCTGGTATTCCAATAAAAGCAGCAGCATATATTACTAGAATAGAAATATACTATGTTGCGCTTATTTTAGCTCTAATTTCAATTTTAGTCGTAAAGATCGCCTTAAACTCCAAAATTGGATTAAATGTTATAGCTATATGTGATGATGAGGATGCGGCATTAAGTTGTGGAATGCCCACTTTTAGGTACAAGCTCTTCTTACTTGTGATCTGCGCCTTCTTTACTGGGTTAGCTGGAGCAACTTTTTATCTCTACCAAGGTTATATAGAGCCAGTAAGTGGTTTTGGAGTTAACTGGACACTAATTCCATTAATGGCGACAATCATAGGAGGGCTACGAAGCGTCGAGGGCCCGATTTTTGGGGCCTTCATCTCAACTATATTATATTTGCAGCTTGTTCGATACCTTGGCCTATCACTAATTTTACAGGGGGTAATAGTCATTTTATTTGTTTTCTTAGCTCCTAAAGGCCTAAGGGGACTCTTTGATAAATTAAAAAAAGGTTCAGGCGGATGAAATTTAAGCAAATAATGAAATTGTTAGACTGGTTTATAGCCTCTCAAGATGGCTTGTTGATAAATCAATCGAAGAAATGAGAAAATGAAGATATAATTGTGCGCTCGCTTTTTGACCAAAAAATCCTGAGGAAGGAAAATTTTCTGATGAAAAGGGTTTTTCATCAGAAAATTAGCACTCATTAATGTTAAGAATATTAAAAGATAATGTCTCCAAAATGTTATCGCGGTAAAAGTAAAATTCCGGCAGAAAGAGTTGTCTTCAATCCCTTTTACATAACCCAAATATTTTTTAAACATTAAATTTATTTTATTTAAAACAGGTGAAGCATTATATGTATGGCTATATGGGAAAGATTTTAAGAGTTAACTTATCAAAGAAAAAGGCTACTACGGAACACTTAAAAGATGAGGTTATAAGGAGTTTAATTGGTGGCAGAGGCTTTGGCGCCTGG belongs to Candidatus Bathyarchaeia archaeon and includes:
- a CDS encoding branched-chain amino acid ABC transporter permease: MIRAWQNFPLKKYWPATLMIVILLFIPLIGLSAYMVTFLTLYFIFLSMAEMWNFLAGYGGFFSLGQGAFVGLAGYMLGILTDFGCPTYAALIISSSVSAAFAAVVSKPLFRVKGVYFSVGSLALTEMMRIFFTSWRPPWASPVTWGGAGIPIKAAAYITRIEIYYVALILALISILVVKIALNSKIGLNVIAICDDEDAALSCGMPTFRYKLFLLVICAFFTGLAGATFYLYQGYIEPVSGFGVNWTLIPLMATIIGGLRSVEGPIFGAFISTILYLQLVRYLGLSLILQGVIVILFVFLAPKGLRGLFDKLKKGSGG